The Hypnocyclicus thermotrophus genome includes a window with the following:
- the tsaD gene encoding tRNA (adenosine(37)-N6)-threonylcarbamoyltransferase complex transferase subunit TsaD — protein MYILGIETSCDETSISVLKDGKEILSNIISSQIDIHKEYGGVVPEIASRHHIKNISYILDEALEKAKIKIKDIDYIAVTYAPGLIGALLVGISFAKGLSYSHNIPIIPVHHIKGHIYASFLEYDIRAPFISLVVSGGHTNIVYIDENHKFYNIGSTLDDAVGESYDKVARVLNLGYPGGPIIDKMAKLGKNVISIPEPKVEGYDFSFSGIKTSVINYVNKMNMKKEEFSKEDLATSFQKKVVDILCKKVIVAAKEKKVNQIIIAGGVAANSELRSELTNRAKKENINVFYPSLKLCTDNAAMIAAAGYYKLKYQNDIFADLNLNGIASLNIEKD, from the coding sequence ATGTATATTTTAGGAATAGAAACATCATGTGATGAAACATCGATATCAGTACTAAAAGATGGAAAGGAAATTTTATCAAATATAATTTCGTCTCAAATTGATATTCATAAAGAATATGGTGGTGTAGTACCAGAAATAGCTTCAAGGCATCATATAAAAAATATTTCTTATATTTTAGACGAAGCATTAGAAAAAGCGAAAATAAAAATAAAAGATATAGACTATATAGCAGTAACATATGCACCAGGACTTATAGGAGCGTTACTTGTAGGAATTTCTTTTGCAAAAGGACTTTCCTATTCTCATAATATTCCAATTATACCAGTACATCATATAAAAGGACATATATATGCTAGTTTTTTAGAATATGATATAAGAGCTCCTTTTATATCTTTAGTTGTTTCAGGTGGTCATACAAATATTGTATATATTGATGAAAATCATAAATTTTATAATATTGGTTCAACTCTTGATGATGCAGTAGGAGAGAGTTATGATAAAGTAGCTAGAGTTTTAAATCTTGGATATCCAGGAGGGCCTATTATTGATAAAATGGCAAAATTAGGGAAAAATGTTATTTCAATACCAGAGCCAAAAGTAGAAGGATATGATTTTAGTTTTTCAGGTATAAAAACATCTGTTATAAATTATGTAAATAAAATGAATATGAAAAAAGAAGAGTTTTCAAAAGAAGATTTAGCTACTTCATTTCAAAAAAAAGTAGTTGATATATTATGTAAAAAAGTAATAGTTGCTGCAAAAGAAAAAAAAGTAAATCAAATTATTATAGCAGGAGGTGTAGCTGCAAATTCAGAGCTTAGAAGTGAATTAACAAATAGAGCTAAAAAAGAAAATATAAATGTGTTTTATCCAAGTTTAAAACTTTGTACAGATAATGCAGCGATGATAGCTGCTGCTGGATATTATAAGTTGAAATATCAAAATGATATATTTGCAGATTTAAATCTAAATGGTATAGCTAGTTTAAATATAGAAAAAGATTAG
- a CDS encoding tetratricopeptide repeat protein: protein MKKIILYLLISINIFASVSKYEITSFLGKKVYFPKKISKYLSDLLEDNNTESYYEIAKVYADIGEKEAALNFLREYEKIYPNEYLKISKIYHELGDYNKEIKYLDKYIEKKAEQKEILELYMYIVDLIQNNNLAIDMTKYSLNKFQKLELYSYDSQKYYEFFLNNEWNTEEKHKLVEIIKNKDFENDEYLKAILIKIATPKELSELAYAKIKSLENKEGYYEYFLYEEKLAKLTGFRNDLEKLYYLKYKKSEDFNKEFKKLEKRYIRESDIDNLYKLYFLNKDFKIMYNLSFKNEDMFYKFFKDRLQNGISDKEIINLISFYENNNEFKGKYKKEMIKYKLNYVLNDDEKIQIIDEYINKTFDKELFLMKIDILIKSEKSYEAELLLAEKIFKGFENEEFIQKYIEILENSNRIDELMAKLKLLYNKKYYIEYAIKYAYDIDKTFEKDLIQYYFDKGEYVKLLMYKEKLNFKQLDFLLKNGWQEYLDIALEKYEYQKEWIIPNELKYFYFNKNNLVFDDYYKNEIEKKNEKTDVEMYYLYLYYKNKGNIEKAEKYFQILKRNYLL from the coding sequence ATGAAGAAAATAATATTATATTTATTAATTTCAATAAATATATTTGCATCAGTCTCAAAATATGAAATAACTTCTTTTTTAGGTAAAAAAGTATATTTTCCTAAAAAAATATCAAAATATTTATCAGATTTATTAGAAGATAATAATACTGAATCTTATTATGAAATAGCAAAAGTTTATGCAGATATAGGCGAAAAAGAAGCTGCACTAAATTTTTTAAGGGAATATGAAAAAATATATCCTAATGAATATCTAAAAATTTCTAAAATATATCATGAGTTAGGAGATTATAATAAAGAAATAAAATATTTAGATAAGTATATTGAAAAAAAAGCTGAACAAAAAGAGATTTTGGAACTATACATGTATATTGTTGATTTGATTCAAAATAATAATTTAGCTATTGATATGACTAAATACAGTTTAAATAAATTTCAAAAATTAGAATTATATTCCTATGATTCACAAAAGTACTATGAATTTTTTCTTAACAATGAATGGAATACAGAGGAAAAACATAAATTGGTTGAAATTATAAAAAATAAGGATTTTGAAAATGATGAATATTTAAAAGCTATATTAATAAAAATTGCAACACCAAAAGAATTAAGTGAATTAGCTTATGCAAAAATAAAATCTTTAGAGAATAAAGAAGGATATTATGAATATTTTTTATATGAAGAAAAATTAGCTAAATTAACAGGATTTAGAAATGATTTAGAAAAATTATATTATTTAAAATACAAAAAATCAGAAGATTTTAATAAAGAATTTAAAAAATTAGAAAAGAGATATATAAGAGAAAGTGATATAGATAATCTTTATAAACTTTATTTTTTAAATAAAGATTTTAAGATAATGTATAATTTATCATTTAAAAATGAAGATATGTTTTATAAATTTTTTAAAGATAGACTTCAAAATGGTATATCTGATAAAGAGATTATAAATCTTATATCTTTTTATGAAAATAATAATGAATTTAAAGGTAAATATAAAAAAGAGATGATTAAATATAAATTAAATTATGTATTAAATGATGATGAAAAAATACAAATAATAGATGAATATATAAATAAAACTTTTGATAAAGAGCTTTTTTTAATGAAAATAGATATTTTAATAAAATCAGAAAAAAGTTATGAGGCTGAATTACTTTTAGCAGAAAAAATATTTAAAGGATTTGAAAATGAAGAATTTATTCAAAAGTATATAGAGATTTTAGAAAACTCAAATAGAATAGATGAATTGATGGCTAAATTAAAACTTTTATATAATAAAAAATATTATATTGAATATGCTATTAAATATGCTTATGATATAGACAAAACCTTTGAAAAAGATTTAATACAATATTATTTTGATAAAGGTGAATATGTAAAATTATTAATGTATAAAGAAAAGTTGAATTTCAAACAATTAGATTTTTTATTAAAAAATGGCTGGCAAGAGTATTTAGATATAGCATTAGAAAAATATGAATATCAAAAAGAGTGGATAATTCCAAATGAATTAAAATATTTTTATTTTAATAAAAATAATTTAGTTTTTGATGATTATTATAAAAATGAAATTGAGAAAAAAAACGAAAAAACAGATGTTGAAATGTATTACTTATATTTATATTATAAAAATAAAGGGAATATAGAAAAAGCTGAAAAATATTTTCAAATATTAAAAAGAAATTATTTGTTATAA
- a CDS encoding D-alanyl-D-alanine carboxypeptidase family protein produces the protein MKKIIFYIFLILNFIANADYVSKLTMDTNGNIIDSKNIYLKHPTASIAKIMTSVIVIDEIRAGNIKMDDKIKISLDAAKIGGSRISLNIGEIVTVKDLLKATLIHSANNAAYALAEYTYKDVDKFVEKMNEKAKELGLKDTKYYTPTGLPSDMTGKGMDISTAYDISKLSLEIFKNYKEIMDIVKLKTAKIKNNRYTIKTRNNFLKKNLGVIGLKTGHHDSAGYNMSVIVDRKNFDIIIVLLGAPNEKNRDEEIEKEINYVYNNYEIKTLVKKDDFIIQAKVIGGKKNTINLYAEKDYSALIKKEWKLEKTVYLPENIYAPIEKNKELGTYVIRYNNKELARIKLVNKEKMLKGNLVDEIVKKF, from the coding sequence TTGAAAAAAATAATTTTTTATATTTTTTTGATATTAAATTTTATAGCAAATGCAGATTATGTATCTAAATTAACAATGGATACAAATGGAAATATTATTGATAGTAAAAATATTTATTTAAAACACCCAACAGCTTCTATTGCAAAGATTATGACATCTGTTATTGTAATTGATGAAATAAGAGCAGGAAATATAAAAATGGATGATAAAATAAAAATATCTTTAGATGCAGCCAAAATAGGTGGAAGTAGAATATCGCTTAATATAGGAGAAATAGTAACAGTAAAAGATTTATTGAAAGCAACGCTTATTCATTCAGCTAATAATGCGGCATATGCATTAGCAGAATACACTTATAAGGATGTAGATAAATTTGTTGAGAAAATGAATGAAAAAGCAAAAGAATTAGGATTAAAAGATACAAAGTATTATACACCTACAGGATTACCGAGTGATATGACAGGAAAAGGTATGGATATATCAACAGCTTATGATATATCAAAACTTTCACTTGAAATATTCAAGAATTATAAAGAAATAATGGATATTGTAAAATTAAAAACTGCTAAAATTAAAAATAATAGATATACAATTAAAACAAGAAATAATTTTTTAAAAAAAAATTTAGGAGTAATTGGATTAAAAACCGGCCATCATGATAGTGCAGGGTATAATATGAGTGTTATTGTAGATAGAAAAAATTTTGATATTATTATTGTACTTTTAGGTGCGCCAAATGAAAAAAATAGAGATGAAGAAATAGAAAAAGAGATAAACTATGTATATAATAATTATGAAATAAAAACTTTAGTAAAAAAAGATGATTTTATTATTCAAGCAAAAGTAATTGGTGGGAAAAAAAATACTATAAACTTGTATGCAGAAAAAGATTATTCGGCATTAATAAAAAAAGAATGGAAATTAGAAAAAACAGTTTATTTACCAGAAAATATTTATGCACCAATAGAAAAAAATAAAGAATTAGGAACTTATGTGATTAGATATAATAATAAAGAATTAGCAAGAATAAAATTAGTAAATAAAGAAAAAATGTTAAAAGGAAACTTAGTTGACGAAATTGTTAAAAAATTTTAG
- a CDS encoding carboxypeptidase-like regulatory domain-containing protein, protein MKKNIFILFFIINIFLFAKEYNIYVFNENYSPISAASIIIDNTYYSTDFNGYLKVEIPNNEFFVSISKNGYINKKIFVSNNTNNINIMLIKKNMNSKKLFVGLKYDNNNNYYFLDSMNLNNFSFNSIINFYNDNKLIYSFDYHNSPISIDILPNIYDVKIINSYNSIIYKNIIINENTKPFLLFSMKKNTLLVKGIVKSNNYYIGGAKITFTDINNNNFETFSNITGNFYIELPKNDYTISIEKIGYKSNNIKLSVKNNIQNLELSLKELGGYISGYIIDEKNNPINNALININNSINSFSIYSNDKGFFKVKVPSGINILKITKNGYLTNGIIKNIKNYSSIENLYIKLEKKVSNLKGRVIANSEYASNVNIFLYKDNKHIATTTTNKNGFYIFENLPLFESYKIIIKNSLNKDIFTSKDIFLTDESDKEFNIFYNYNYKKLILEFPEKFYKPVYINNKKYLPDSNSLIYLDIDPNINSLEISIPEYNYKNILSLTNENKIYLKIKL, encoded by the coding sequence ATGAAAAAAAATATTTTTATCCTCTTTTTTATAATAAATATTTTTTTATTTGCAAAAGAATATAATATTTATGTTTTTAATGAAAACTATTCACCTATTTCTGCTGCAAGTATTATTATTGATAATACTTATTATTCAACTGATTTTAATGGTTATTTAAAAGTAGAAATCCCTAATAATGAATTTTTTGTTTCTATTTCAAAAAATGGATATATTAATAAAAAAATATTTGTTTCAAATAACACTAATAATATAAATATAATGCTTATTAAAAAAAATATGAATTCAAAAAAATTATTTGTTGGTTTAAAATATGATAATAACAATAATTATTATTTTTTAGATAGTATGAATTTAAATAATTTTTCATTTAATAGCATCATAAATTTTTATAATGATAATAAATTAATTTATAGCTTTGATTATCATAACTCGCCTATTAGTATTGATATATTACCAAATATATATGACGTGAAAATTATCAATTCTTACAATTCTATTATTTATAAAAATATTATTATAAATGAAAATACTAAACCTTTTTTGTTGTTTTCAATGAAAAAGAATACTCTTTTAGTTAAAGGTATTGTAAAATCAAATAACTATTATATTGGTGGTGCTAAAATAACATTTACTGATATTAATAACAATAATTTTGAAACATTTTCAAATATAACAGGTAATTTTTATATAGAACTTCCTAAAAATGATTATACAATCTCAATTGAAAAAATTGGTTATAAAAGTAATAATATAAAATTATCAGTAAAAAATAATATCCAAAATTTAGAATTATCATTAAAAGAATTAGGTGGTTATATTTCTGGCTATATAATTGACGAAAAAAATAACCCCATTAATAATGCTCTTATAAATATAAATAACAGTATTAACTCTTTTTCTATTTATTCTAACGATAAAGGTTTTTTCAAAGTAAAAGTTCCTTCAGGAATAAATATATTAAAAATAACAAAAAATGGTTATTTAACTAATGGTATTATTAAAAATATTAAAAATTATTCTTCTATCGAAAACCTTTATATAAAATTAGAGAAAAAAGTAAGTAATTTAAAGGGAAGAGTTATTGCAAATTCTGAATATGCAAGTAATGTAAATATATTTTTATATAAAGATAATAAACATATCGCTACCACTACTACAAATAAAAATGGATTTTATATCTTTGAAAATTTACCACTTTTCGAATCATATAAAATCATTATAAAAAACTCTTTAAATAAAGATATTTTTACATCTAAAGATATCTTTTTAACTGATGAAAGCGATAAAGAATTTAATATTTTTTATAATTATAATTATAAAAAATTAATTCTAGAATTCCCTGAAAAATTTTATAAACCTGTATATATTAATAATAAAAAATATCTACCTGATAGTAATAGCTTGATTTATCTAGATATTGATCCAAATATCAATTCTCTTGAAATCTCTATTCCAGAATACAATTATAAAAACATTTTAAGTTTAACTAATGAAAATAAAATATATTTAAAAATTAAATTATAA
- a CDS encoding GerMN domain-containing protein, with product MKKYVVLNILIGILLLISIYFHKKYVLDYDFTKTKKIYSKEDKIKKIEYESVDIYIPDITFSKLIPIRTKIEKTQNITKKIRIIYREIVDSTQNLPQTFLDKNIVLKNIFIEKEILYLNFNKKIVENIKNEKQELLIIYSLVNTFTSIEGIEKVKFLIENEEKEKLRFYNITNYFEKDLTI from the coding sequence TTGAAAAAGTATGTTGTATTAAATATATTAATAGGAATATTGTTGTTAATTTCAATATATTTTCATAAAAAATATGTTTTAGACTATGATTTTACTAAAACAAAAAAAATATATTCAAAAGAGGATAAAATAAAAAAAATAGAATATGAAAGTGTAGATATATATATTCCAGATATAACTTTTAGTAAATTAATTCCTATAAGAACAAAAATTGAAAAAACACAGAATATAACTAAAAAAATACGAATTATTTATAGAGAAATAGTTGATAGCACACAAAATTTACCACAAACTTTTCTAGATAAAAATATTGTTTTAAAAAATATTTTTATTGAAAAAGAAATTTTATATCTAAATTTTAATAAAAAAATAGTAGAAAATATAAAAAATGAAAAACAAGAACTTTTGATTATATATTCATTGGTAAATACTTTTACAAGTATTGAAGGTATTGAAAAAGTTAAGTTCTTAATAGAAAATGAAGAGAAAGAAAAGCTGAGATTTTATAATATAACAAATTATTTTGAAAAAGATTTAACTATTTAA
- the yqeK gene encoding bis(5'-nucleosyl)-tetraphosphatase (symmetrical) YqeK: protein MIDYKEKNNFIKEKIKEFSTEKRYKHILSVTNMAKKLAIHYNVNVDKIETAALLHDVSKHFTLNEMLNFLDKEEIEQEYLLGELLHGYAGAVFSRNFFKINDKDILNAIKYHTIGRKAMSIYEKIIYIADAIEETRNYEGVKKLRKLAFEDINLAILKEADLKIKFLIDKNVIIHPSTLEMRNYYLNKIYGR, encoded by the coding sequence ATGATAGATTATAAAGAAAAAAATAATTTTATTAAAGAAAAAATAAAAGAATTTTCGACAGAAAAAAGATATAAACATATACTTTCTGTTACAAATATGGCAAAAAAATTAGCGATTCATTATAATGTAAACGTAGATAAGATAGAAACTGCAGCTCTTTTACATGATGTGTCAAAACATTTTACATTAAATGAGATGTTGAATTTTTTAGATAAAGAAGAAATAGAACAAGAATATTTATTAGGAGAATTATTACATGGATATGCAGGAGCTGTATTTTCTAGAAATTTTTTTAAAATAAATGATAAAGATATATTAAATGCAATAAAATACCATACTATTGGTAGAAAAGCTATGAGTATTTATGAAAAAATAATATATATAGCTGATGCAATTGAAGAAACAAGAAACTATGAAGGTGTAAAAAAATTAAGGAAATTAGCCTTTGAAGATATAAATTTAGCAATATTAAAAGAAGCTGATTTAAAAATAAAATTTTTAATAGATAAAAATGTAATAATTCATCCAAGTACACTTGAAATGAGAAATTATTATTTAAATAAAATATACGGAAGATAG
- the rnr gene encoding ribonuclease R: protein MIDRELEILREYLKIKKKSITTNELFSIVGWSSKKKKKNISIINKWIENGEIIRLKSGKYNIPENGGYIKGTLDVVKNRFAFVDGEEFSVFIPKSKFNGAFSGDTVLVKITKENKKGKNKEGEVEKVLKRENDKIIGILQRKPNFGFVVPFQNFGKDIFIPKNKMKNAKDGELVLVKITFWGDNEKKPEGKIVEILGDPFDSEVMIEALLKREGIEEKFPLEVKQEINKLISINYEKDENRVDLRDYNIITIDGADAKDLDDAVYVEKKGENYRLIVSIADVSYYVKEGSALDEEAYKRGNSIYLVDRVIPMFPKEISNGLCSLNPYEDKFTFTCDMIIDKKGKVIDHKVYKSVIRSVERMTYSDVNEIYKGNKDLSSKYSNIKDMLFLMLELSKVLRQVKKSRGSIDFDLPEIKVVLDENKKVDYIKTRERGEAEKVIEDFMIAANETVAEKIFWLEIPSIYRTHDKPDEERLMKLNESLSKFGYNLHNLDELHPGKFQKIIDDSKEKGINMIIHKLILMSLKQARYTKENTGHFGLASTFYTHFTSPIRRYADLVVHRILNDTLSKYPSKKRIKYLEDTLDEVGKHISKTERTAMSIEEESIRIKVVEYMKDKIGNEYNAIITGMNKNGIFMETEEYIDCFYNVIQSKSYHEYNEESLTMIDTDNNITYKIGDKLRVVIIRVDMKELEIEVIPIEMLNENSES from the coding sequence ATGATAGATAGAGAATTAGAAATACTAAGAGAATATTTAAAAATTAAAAAGAAATCAATTACAACAAATGAACTTTTTAGTATAGTAGGATGGTCTTCTAAGAAAAAGAAAAAAAATATAAGTATTATAAATAAATGGATTGAAAATGGAGAAATAATAAGATTAAAAAGTGGAAAGTATAATATACCTGAAAATGGTGGATATATAAAAGGAACTTTAGATGTGGTAAAAAATAGATTTGCTTTTGTTGATGGTGAAGAGTTTAGTGTTTTTATTCCAAAGTCAAAATTTAATGGTGCTTTTTCAGGGGACACAGTACTTGTAAAAATAACAAAAGAAAATAAAAAGGGAAAAAATAAAGAAGGTGAAGTAGAAAAAGTATTAAAAAGAGAAAATGATAAAATAATAGGAATTCTTCAAAGGAAACCTAATTTTGGATTTGTTGTACCATTTCAAAATTTTGGTAAAGATATATTTATCCCAAAAAATAAAATGAAAAATGCAAAAGATGGAGAATTAGTATTAGTTAAAATTACTTTTTGGGGAGATAATGAAAAAAAACCAGAAGGAAAAATAGTAGAAATATTAGGTGATCCATTTGATAGTGAGGTAATGATAGAGGCTCTTTTAAAAAGAGAAGGAATAGAAGAAAAATTTCCTTTAGAAGTAAAACAAGAAATTAATAAATTAATTTCTATTAATTATGAAAAAGATGAAAATAGAGTAGATTTAAGAGATTATAATATTATTACAATAGATGGTGCTGATGCAAAAGACCTTGATGATGCTGTATATGTAGAAAAAAAAGGAGAAAATTATCGACTTATAGTAAGTATAGCTGATGTTAGTTATTATGTAAAAGAAGGTTCAGCATTAGATGAAGAAGCATATAAAAGGGGAAATTCTATATATTTAGTAGATAGAGTAATACCTATGTTTCCAAAAGAGATTTCAAATGGACTATGCTCTTTAAATCCGTATGAAGATAAATTTACTTTTACTTGTGATATGATAATAGACAAAAAAGGTAAAGTGATAGACCATAAAGTATATAAATCAGTAATACGTAGTGTGGAAAGAATGACATATAGTGATGTAAATGAAATATATAAAGGAAATAAAGATTTAAGCAGTAAATATTCAAATATAAAAGATATGTTGTTTTTAATGTTGGAATTATCAAAGGTACTTAGACAAGTAAAAAAATCAAGAGGCTCTATTGACTTTGATTTACCTGAAATTAAAGTAGTATTAGATGAAAATAAAAAAGTAGATTATATAAAAACTAGAGAAAGAGGAGAAGCAGAAAAAGTAATAGAAGATTTTATGATTGCTGCAAATGAAACAGTCGCTGAAAAAATATTTTGGTTAGAAATACCTTCAATATATCGTACTCATGACAAACCAGATGAAGAAAGACTTATGAAACTTAATGAATCTCTTTCAAAATTTGGATACAATTTGCATAATTTAGATGAATTACATCCAGGGAAATTTCAAAAAATAATAGATGATTCAAAAGAAAAAGGTATAAATATGATAATTCATAAGCTTATACTTATGTCTTTAAAACAAGCAAGATATACAAAAGAAAATACAGGACATTTTGGACTTGCTTCAACATTTTATACACATTTTACTTCACCAATTAGAAGATATGCAGATTTAGTTGTACATAGGATATTAAATGATACACTTTCAAAATACCCTTCTAAAAAAAGAATAAAATACTTAGAGGATACTCTTGATGAAGTGGGGAAACATATATCTAAAACTGAAAGAACAGCAATGAGTATAGAAGAAGAAAGTATTAGAATAAAAGTAGTTGAATATATGAAAGATAAAATAGGAAATGAATATAATGCGATAATTACAGGAATGAATAAAAATGGTATATTTATGGAAACAGAAGAGTATATAGATTGTTTTTATAATGTTATTCAATCAAAATCATATCATGAATATAATGAAGAGAGTTTAACAATGATAGATACTGATAATAATATTACATATAAAATTGGGGATAAACTAAGAGTAGTGATAATAAGAGTAGATATGAAAGAACTTGAAATAGAAGTGATTCCGATAGAAATGCTAAATGAAAATAGTGAGAGTTGA
- a CDS encoding tetratricopeptide repeat protein: MLFIIGILFISVVIFFVYLTIFYGRQVIIGDAENFYKAGDVEKAIENLKNYKSTRPNDVKARLLLAKIYYEQGNTVESLKEYISVSLNQKATPEEKGDAYAMITKMYLDKKDYNKAIEYVINGLKVNNKNPLLFCYLGKIYSIMGKEAKAIRAFNEALMLDRSHILTRLELAKLHIKTKNKFKARFQLKKIIELDPFNDEAKYELAKIHYEEDELEEAAKLMEQLKEIEGREELYYTVLLKYYIEENNIERQETIIKKMLELEDIFMAEKPSLLYDLAMIYEKKDKYEEALEYFKLVKEHNPRYKDIESRIQNIIKILNPEEYEKMIDGIDYGILETDDLLDLFKSIIEKLGLKLAYEIEESKDKIMAMAVDQYNPKDKFLVQIMNIDRDITVRDLQLFVEQFEIHKATNGIFITTRTYNEQAVTYAEALENLEILDKMHLYDLVGELE; this comes from the coding sequence ATGCTTTTTATAATAGGAATTTTATTTATATCAGTTGTAATATTTTTTGTGTACTTAACAATTTTTTATGGTAGACAGGTAATAATAGGCGATGCTGAAAATTTTTATAAAGCAGGCGATGTAGAAAAAGCAATAGAGAATTTAAAAAATTATAAGTCGACTAGACCAAATGATGTAAAAGCTAGGTTACTTCTTGCAAAAATATATTATGAACAAGGTAATACAGTAGAAAGTTTAAAAGAATATATAAGTGTATCATTAAATCAAAAGGCAACTCCAGAAGAAAAAGGGGATGCTTATGCAATGATAACTAAAATGTATTTAGATAAAAAAGATTATAATAAAGCAATCGAATATGTAATAAATGGTCTAAAAGTTAATAATAAAAACCCTTTATTATTTTGTTATTTAGGTAAAATATATAGTATTATGGGAAAAGAAGCTAAAGCTATTAGGGCATTTAACGAAGCTTTGATGCTAGATAGATCACATATTCTCACAAGGTTAGAGTTAGCAAAACTACATATTAAAACTAAAAATAAGTTTAAGGCTAGATTTCAATTAAAAAAAATCATCGAATTAGATCCATTTAATGATGAAGCGAAATATGAACTGGCAAAAATTCATTATGAAGAAGATGAATTAGAAGAAGCAGCTAAATTAATGGAACAATTAAAAGAAATAGAAGGAAGAGAAGAGTTATATTATACAGTTTTATTAAAATATTATATTGAAGAAAATAATATTGAAAGACAAGAAACTATAATAAAGAAAATGCTTGAACTTGAAGATATTTTTATGGCTGAAAAACCTTCACTTTTATATGATTTAGCTATGATTTACGAGAAAAAAGATAAATATGAAGAAGCGTTAGAGTATTTTAAATTAGTAAAAGAACATAATCCAAGATATAAAGATATAGAAAGTAGAATTCAAAATATAATAAAAATATTAAATCCAGAAGAATATGAAAAAATGATAGATGGAATAGATTATGGAATATTAGAGACAGATGATTTATTAGATTTATTCAAAAGTATAATAGAAAAATTAGGTTTAAAATTAGCTTATGAAATAGAAGAAAGTAAAGATAAAATAATGGCAATGGCAGTAGATCAATATAACCCTAAAGATAAATTTTTAGTACAAATAATGAATATTGATAGAGATATAACAGTAAGAGATTTACAATTATTTGTTGAACAATTTGAAATACATAAAGCTACAAATGGTATATTTATTACAACAAGAACATATAATGAACAAGCAGTAACTTATGCAGAAGCATTAGAAAATCTAGAAATATTAGATAAAATGCATTTATATGATTTAGTAGGAGAATTAGAATAA